GCAATCGCTACTCAGAGCCCACCACGGGGCATGTATAAGCAAGTGCAGAAACTGACAGCATTTATCAAACCCTCCTCACCTTCAGATGTAGTTAAACAGGCCATAGCTAACAATACTGAGGCCTGGATGACTAAGAACCTCCTCATCCTGCAAGAACATTACAACAGAATAATTCTTATGAGCAACAGCAACTCTTTTAATGAGGTAGCATTCCAGGTTGCAGTAAAGTGGGCCCAAAAACGCTACAAAACTAAATTGAGCCCTCAGACGGTAGAAAAAGCACAGGCTCTACTACAGTCCCACAGTAATGTACCACTTACCTGTAATACTTTACCTCCATCATCTATACAGTCACCGGCAAATGATGCGGAGCCCAGGGGACTGAATCTGGGGGACATCCGGGAATTTCCACCCCTCCCTATACCTAATAGGCCGACTACCTATCAGAAATCCCTCTATCTAGGACCAAAACCCGCCCTAGTGGATCATGTCCTAAATGGTTGTGAGGAGAACCTAGTGAGCCTCCCTCCCCCCCAGGAACAATCTACGCCGAAGGTGTCAGAGCGTATGTTAAAAATCCCCCCGGACCAGGAGACCAGGAAGCCCCCTTTAATACCACTGTCTCCTATTGTCCTCCTCAAAAAACTTAGAACGGCAGAGACAGTCCAGGGAGCATCTCAGACCCACCCTCATCTTTTGAGGGTGACTCCTGCTTCCCTTCCTCTCACTGCGCTCACTTCCCCTCTCCCCTGTCCTCCATATGGCCCCCCTCCCTTTAGTCCAACCAGTAATCGGGAGGGAGAGATTGTtctgtcagaaaaacacactaaCTCAAATCAATCAGCCTCAGAGGAGGACTTCGTCAGCCCCTACAGAAAAGGGAAACCCTGGAAGGATAAGAGAAGGAAGAGGGTCCAATTTAATATGGACtctaaacagaaacaaaaaagtcaacCTAAGAACCAATCCTCTCTAGCTAAAATCACCTTATCTAATGTAGCCGTTCTAGAGGAGGGCCCGGCCATTGTAACCTTAACTCCTGACTCACCTGTTTCCTCCACAGGACCCACAATGACATCGGGACTGGACCTGGACCCCCAGCCAGAGGCAGTGGTGACGTTACCTACCCAAATAGAGGTGGGGAGGAAACATATGATGAGATGCGGGTCTGATAAGCATAATAATGCAGACGACCTAAGCACAAACAACCTCTCTGATCCCCCCACCACAAAAACTATACTTGCCTCTGGTGAGCGGGGTCTCCAGAATCCCTCGGTACGGCGGCATGCGACACCTGTGGGGGAACAAAACACAGTACAGGGCAATCATTATTCAAATCCAAAAATAAACTTACCTGTATATCATAAAGCTAGACAAGGAGCCAAATCAATAGACTGGAGCCTCCAAGGTACTAAACCTATCTGGTTCATAGGAGACTCCAACCTAAATCGGATTCCAACCTATGATAACCAACAAATCCAGATAGATAGCTATCCAGGAGCGTCGACATATCACCTTTGGAAACTGTTGGAAAAGACCCCTCCTCATCCACACACGAAGGTGGTGGTGCTGTCTGTGGGCCTAAATAATAGAAAGCAGGAcccacacaaaaccacaaacaaacaattaagGATGTTGTTTAAGAGAGCACAAACCGTCTTTCCTAATGCTGGTACTTTTATTCCCTTAATTATTCTCCCCTTCTCCcacaggaacagaaaaataatctggCAGCGATTAATCATTgcatttctctccatctcccttttCTCAGTCCAATCTCAGAGAACAGGTTTGCTACGGGCCCGGATAATATCCATTGGACTACAATTACAGCTGAAACTATTTTTAAACACTGGTGCACAGAACTACAGATAAATTTTTAGATTTACCTGAGCCGATGCAGGCACTCG
Above is a genomic segment from Scatophagus argus isolate fScaArg1 unplaced genomic scaffold, fScaArg1.pri scaffold_41_ctg1, whole genome shotgun sequence containing:
- the LOC124055978 gene encoding uncharacterized protein LOC124055978 isoform X2, which produces MGISRLKIHLGWHRRGHICVPLPFPGPVYSAASQSSVAAAAVRLCVTGRRRAGCVTAVGRNTEETSDSPEEQEKLFSLPSACIGSGPQTAPPPSCVDEEGSFPTVSKGVACRRTEGFWRPRSPEVTSPLPLAGGPGPVPMSLWVLWRKQDEEVLSHPGLSIVSYGLFNYI
- the LOC124055978 gene encoding uncharacterized protein LOC124055978 isoform X1, with the protein product MGISRLKIHLGWHRRGHICVPLPFPGPVYSAASQSSVAAAAVRLCVTGRRRAGCVTAVGRNTEETSDSPEEQEKLFSLPSACIGSGPQTAPPPSCVDEEGSFPTVSKGVACRRTEGFWRPRSPEASIVFVVGGSERLFVLRSSALLCLSDPHLIICFLPTSIWVGNVTTASGWGSRSSPDVIVGPVEETVFSFLLGPLLTTGWLERTALDLWAKAIVRVRPT